A single window of Pseudomonas lutea DNA harbors:
- a CDS encoding ProQ/FinO family protein, whose product MGFEQLAELRDRLRAEKAPAQAESAPRPKRKPQADPKPREKDPAVDAIWSLQKHFPLAFPVNPAPKVPLKEGILKDAEQHLSLLGLTLEQLKLGISTWCRGTRYWASMVENAPRLDLNGQPAGVVTAAQARYAKQQASLRRTQDRKNRASQKQRVEPNVADDTVQQPDA is encoded by the coding sequence ATGGGTTTTGAACAGTTAGCTGAACTACGCGACCGCTTGCGGGCCGAAAAGGCGCCCGCACAGGCCGAGAGCGCACCACGTCCCAAGCGAAAACCGCAGGCCGATCCGAAGCCTCGCGAGAAGGATCCGGCGGTGGATGCGATCTGGTCGTTACAGAAGCATTTTCCGTTGGCCTTCCCGGTCAACCCGGCTCCCAAGGTCCCATTGAAAGAAGGCATCCTCAAGGACGCCGAGCAACATCTGTCGTTGCTCGGACTCACTCTCGAACAGCTCAAGCTGGGCATCTCGACCTGGTGTCGGGGCACGCGATACTGGGCAAGCATGGTAGAAAATGCCCCACGCCTGGACCTGAACGGTCAACCGGCCGGCGTCGTCACTGCGGCTCAGGCACGGTATGCAAAGCAACAGGCCTCACTGCGACGGACCCAGGACCGCAAAAATCGGGCGAGTCAGAAACAACGTGTTGAACCAAACGTTGCGGATGACACCGTTCAGCAGCCTGACGCCTGA
- a CDS encoding lactonase family protein, whose translation MYAYVGSRTTRERNARGEGITVYKVDQDAGTLALVQVVKDLVNPSFLALNTAGDRLYTVHGDLTEVSAFSVDKATGKLTFINRQSCDGKNPVHLALDPTQRFLVVSNHIGGSLAVLNVGEDGSLGSLNQLLKLEGPVGPHRVEQPFSKPHFNPFDPSGQFVLVPDKGLDRVFSFKFDNGKLYPADQPFVVSREGSGPRHLAFHPKTSFAYVVNELDSSLTAYRFNSQSGALSPIQIVPSLPSTFTGNSRASEIEIDRSGRFLYASNRGYDSVAVFAIDQSSGMLTPVEFMPTDGKTPRFFTLTPNERFLFALNEDSDTIISMATDARTGALSKTGFTVSTGSPVCMIFSA comes from the coding sequence ATGTACGCCTATGTCGGGTCGCGCACTACACGTGAGCGTAATGCACGCGGTGAGGGGATCACTGTTTACAAGGTCGATCAGGATGCCGGTACATTGGCTCTGGTGCAGGTCGTCAAGGATCTGGTTAACCCCTCATTCCTTGCGCTCAACACGGCTGGAGATCGACTTTATACGGTACATGGTGACCTGACCGAAGTGAGTGCGTTCAGCGTTGATAAGGCTACAGGCAAGCTGACGTTCATAAATCGTCAAAGCTGTGATGGCAAAAACCCGGTTCACTTGGCACTCGACCCTACGCAGCGCTTCCTAGTGGTGTCGAATCATATCGGTGGATCGCTCGCAGTTTTGAACGTTGGCGAAGACGGGTCTCTCGGAAGCCTCAATCAATTGCTCAAACTGGAAGGGCCGGTGGGCCCACACCGCGTTGAGCAACCCTTCTCAAAGCCGCACTTCAACCCGTTCGATCCTTCGGGCCAGTTTGTGCTGGTACCCGATAAGGGCCTGGATAGAGTGTTCAGCTTCAAGTTTGACAACGGCAAGCTGTATCCCGCCGATCAACCGTTCGTGGTCAGTCGCGAGGGCTCCGGGCCGCGTCACCTGGCTTTTCATCCAAAAACGTCATTTGCGTATGTGGTCAATGAACTTGACTCAAGCTTGACCGCGTACCGCTTCAATAGCCAAAGCGGCGCGCTTTCGCCGATCCAGATAGTGCCGTCATTGCCATCGACGTTCACTGGCAACAGCCGTGCTTCGGAGATCGAGATCGACCGCAGTGGCCGCTTCCTCTACGCCTCGAACCGGGGGTATGACAGCGTGGCAGTGTTCGCCATCGATCAGAGCAGCGGCATGCTGACCCCGGTGGAATTCATGCCCACCGATGGCAAGACGCCGCGCTTTTTCACCCTCACACCCAACGAGCGCTTTCTGTTCGCGCTCAATGAAGACAGCGACACGATTATTTCAATGGCAACGGACGCCAGGACCGGTGCGTTGAGTAAGACCGGGTTCACGGTTTCTACCGGAAGCCCGGTCTGCATGATTTTCTCGGCCTGA
- the acnA gene encoding aconitate hydratase AcnA — translation MTETAYDLLNHLVIDDEPFAYVDLGKMLSSAQLSKLPYSIRILLENVARCSPQALPSVLARATGQGPDCEVPFQPNRLMFHDTTCLPALADFAGMRDVVAELGGDPEAMNPLIPAVLTIDHSVIVEHYAEEDAVERNLDIDFRRNGERYRFIKWAQKSLTNFGVIPPGTGIIHQMNMEALAQVVWESTTEDGQRLLHPDDMVATDSHTPMINAIGVLGWGVGGLEGQAAMVGEPVPISFPKVVGIRVTNALRPGVTATDLSLHVAEILRKRSVVGKFVEFTGPGVSALSWAARGTVANMAPEYGATVVFFPFDNETLSYLKLSGRSPKLCRKVISYMSAQPLWRRDELIEPEFDELINLDLADIEPSVAGPHQPHQRQKLSNAAASFHQEVMGEGKLITAPAQRSFFEPSFGESITHGAVVMSAITSCTNTANPAQMIQAGLLARKARKLGVQRKPWVKTSLSPGSRVVADYLKEANLLEDFSALGFDLAGFGCMTCIGNSGSLEEHVDTFADQGLKGVVVLSGNRNFEGRVNPKIPAGYLASPALCVAYAIAGTIDIDLQSDAFATDRDGNPVFLRDLMPSDTEIAEQAAKAVKPEFFQQRLAKVWEGTHHWQALSAEGSVQFPWSPDSTYLRRPQYLADIAREPKTSLAISGARTLTVLGDNVTTDHISPAYSIPADSLAGQWLLERGEDPADLNQYSTRRSNHEVMVRGAFTNKSVKNLQLGDNQPGLGVWAWNADHSACLPLYEAAKSYAAQQTPMVVFAGINYGAGSSRDWAAKAQALLGVKAVVAQSIERIHRSNLIGMGVIPLQFKNGQSAAELDLQGDERLDFIGLDDLVVGDNQVSLVIHRGNGDQQQVDLGVRLDSLQEIRYLMHGGVLPFVIRKVVARTTH, via the coding sequence ATGACCGAGACTGCCTACGATCTCCTCAATCACCTGGTGATCGACGACGAGCCATTTGCTTATGTCGACCTGGGCAAGATGCTTTCCTCAGCGCAACTATCGAAACTGCCTTATTCGATCCGAATCCTGCTGGAGAACGTAGCCCGTTGCTCTCCTCAAGCATTGCCATCCGTCCTGGCACGCGCCACTGGCCAAGGCCCCGACTGTGAAGTGCCGTTTCAGCCTAATCGCTTGATGTTCCATGACACCACCTGTCTGCCGGCACTGGCTGATTTTGCGGGCATGCGAGACGTTGTGGCTGAGCTGGGCGGCGATCCGGAAGCCATGAACCCTCTAATCCCCGCTGTGCTGACCATCGATCACTCCGTAATCGTGGAGCATTACGCAGAAGAGGATGCAGTTGAGCGAAACCTTGACATCGATTTTCGACGCAATGGAGAGCGGTATCGCTTCATCAAGTGGGCTCAAAAAAGCCTGACCAACTTCGGCGTCATTCCCCCAGGTACCGGCATCATTCACCAGATGAACATGGAAGCCCTGGCGCAGGTGGTGTGGGAGAGCACAACTGAAGACGGTCAGCGCTTGTTGCATCCAGACGACATGGTCGCGACGGACAGTCACACCCCAATGATCAACGCCATTGGGGTTCTGGGTTGGGGTGTTGGTGGCCTGGAGGGTCAGGCAGCCATGGTTGGCGAACCCGTGCCGATCAGCTTTCCGAAGGTCGTCGGTATCCGAGTCACCAATGCGCTGCGCCCTGGAGTTACCGCCACTGACCTATCGCTGCACGTGGCAGAGATTCTGCGTAAGCGCTCGGTCGTCGGCAAGTTCGTTGAGTTCACCGGCCCCGGTGTATCCGCTCTGAGCTGGGCTGCACGCGGCACTGTTGCCAACATGGCACCCGAATACGGCGCGACGGTGGTGTTCTTTCCGTTCGACAACGAAACGCTTTCCTACCTGAAACTCAGCGGCCGCTCGCCAAAGCTGTGCCGCAAGGTGATCAGCTACATGAGTGCTCAGCCGCTCTGGCGCCGCGATGAACTGATCGAACCCGAATTCGATGAGTTGATCAATCTGGACCTGGCTGACATCGAGCCGAGTGTTGCGGGCCCACACCAGCCGCATCAGCGTCAAAAGCTTTCGAACGCTGCCGCCTCATTCCATCAAGAAGTAATGGGCGAAGGAAAGTTGATTACAGCACCTGCGCAACGGAGCTTTTTCGAGCCGTCGTTTGGCGAGTCGATTACCCATGGCGCCGTGGTGATGTCCGCCATTACCAGCTGCACGAACACCGCGAACCCCGCCCAGATGATCCAGGCCGGCTTGCTGGCCCGAAAGGCGCGCAAGCTCGGTGTACAGCGCAAGCCTTGGGTCAAAACCTCCTTGTCGCCGGGTTCTCGAGTAGTCGCTGACTACCTGAAAGAGGCAAATCTGCTGGAAGACTTTTCAGCACTGGGATTCGATCTGGCGGGTTTTGGCTGCATGACCTGTATCGGTAACTCGGGCTCGCTCGAAGAGCACGTCGACACATTCGCAGACCAGGGCTTGAAGGGCGTTGTGGTGCTGTCGGGTAACCGCAATTTCGAAGGGCGGGTGAACCCGAAGATTCCAGCAGGTTATCTGGCTTCACCGGCTTTGTGCGTGGCTTATGCCATCGCGGGCACCATTGATATCGACCTTCAATCCGATGCGTTCGCCACTGATCGTGATGGCAATCCCGTGTTCCTGCGCGATCTGATGCCTTCGGACACAGAGATTGCAGAGCAAGCCGCCAAAGCAGTAAAGCCTGAATTCTTCCAGCAGCGTCTGGCCAAGGTTTGGGAGGGTACTCATCACTGGCAAGCCTTGTCGGCTGAGGGGAGCGTGCAATTCCCCTGGAGCCCCGATTCGACGTACTTGCGCCGGCCTCAATACCTGGCTGACATCGCTCGTGAGCCCAAAACAAGCCTGGCAATCAGCGGCGCTCGTACGCTGACGGTGCTGGGTGACAACGTCACGACTGACCACATTTCGCCAGCTTATTCGATTCCGGCAGACAGTCTGGCCGGCCAGTGGTTGCTAGAACGCGGTGAAGATCCGGCTGACCTGAATCAGTACTCCACCCGGCGCAGTAACCATGAAGTCATGGTGCGCGGAGCCTTCACCAACAAGTCGGTGAAAAATCTGCAGCTAGGTGATAACCAGCCAGGGCTGGGCGTGTGGGCCTGGAACGCCGATCACAGTGCCTGCCTGCCTCTGTACGAAGCAGCCAAAAGTTATGCGGCCCAGCAGACACCAATGGTCGTTTTTGCGGGAATCAATTACGGCGCAGGCTCCAGTCGTGACTGGGCGGCGAAAGCTCAGGCGTTACTGGGAGTGAAGGCGGTGGTGGCGCAGAGCATCGAGCGTATCCACCGTAGCAACCTGATTGGCATGGGTGTCATTCCGCTGCAGTTCAAAAACGGGCAGTCGGCAGCCGAGCTTGATCTTCAGGGTGATGAGCGCCTTGACTTCATTGGTCTGGATGACTTGGTTGTCGGTGACAACCAAGTGAGTCTGGTTATCCATCGCGGCAATGGTGACCAGCAGCAGGTCGATCTCGGTGTCCGTTTGGACTCGCTGCAAGAGATTCGTTACCTGATGCACGGGGGCGTTCTCCCGTTCGTCATACGCAAAGTAGTGGCGCGAACGACGCACTGA
- the thpR gene encoding RNA 2',3'-cyclic phosphodiesterase: MPMNNEPQSRLFFALGCPSALRKTISQWRSSLGLRTGRPVPTANFHLTLLFLGAVNTARIADICTVASNVKTPGRRITLALDRLEVWRKSKVLVLMPDDAPAELMRFAYALEQAMLPFVHNPEQQEFRPHLTLSRDYLSQVPEAGSPPEFFLRADRFALYESHKGQYRMIAEWPLVESES, translated from the coding sequence ATGCCCATGAACAACGAACCTCAATCGCGACTGTTTTTCGCCCTTGGCTGCCCCTCTGCGCTGAGGAAGACCATTTCCCAGTGGCGCTCATCACTCGGGCTGCGGACTGGTCGACCCGTTCCAACGGCCAATTTTCACCTGACGCTGCTGTTTCTGGGGGCCGTGAACACAGCGCGAATCGCAGACATCTGCACCGTTGCGTCCAACGTCAAAACCCCTGGAAGACGAATTACCCTGGCCCTTGATCGCCTAGAGGTCTGGCGCAAATCGAAGGTGCTAGTGCTCATGCCAGACGATGCGCCTGCAGAGCTCATGCGGTTCGCTTACGCCCTGGAACAGGCGATGCTGCCCTTCGTGCATAACCCGGAACAGCAGGAATTCCGCCCTCACCTGACCCTGTCCCGGGATTACCTGTCTCAGGTTCCGGAGGCAGGCAGCCCACCCGAGTTTTTTCTTAGGGCTGACCGGTTTGCTCTTTACGAGTCCCATAAAGGCCAATACCGAATGATCGCGGAATGGCCCCTTGTTGAATCTGAATCCTGA
- a CDS encoding MFS transporter, whose protein sequence is MNNNKPDEAAIVRKVTLRIIPFVFLLYIVSYLDRANIGYAALQMNKELALSSEAFGFVSGIFFIGYFLFEVPSNVMLNKFGARVWIARILVTWGIIAALTAFAQTANQLYILRFFLGVAEAGFFPGIIVYLTFWFRSKELATTVALFTAAIPVSYIIGAPMSTWIMDNISWLNWSGWRWMLFLEGIPAVFLGVACYFFLTDKPEQAKWLKPDEKAWLIEELERDRQSRKNVKRLSVFKTMTNPKVLYLSFIYFVYQCGSLGIGYWMPQIIKSFSESLTHTQIGLIAMLPYIVATAAMVAWSRSSDKRNERKLHSAIPLLIAAFGMVGAGMLQNPYLATVMICVALSGLYSFKSPFWALPTLFLDRTTAAVSIAVINSIGNLGGFAGPSLIGMVKGNSQSAATGLLFLSALLVVGFLMTILMRVSNKDEPHIGNPVTREAH, encoded by the coding sequence ATGAACAACAATAAGCCAGATGAAGCCGCCATCGTTCGCAAGGTTACCCTGCGCATCATCCCGTTCGTTTTCCTGCTCTACATCGTGTCCTATCTCGACCGCGCCAATATCGGCTATGCGGCATTGCAAATGAATAAAGAACTCGCGTTGTCCAGTGAGGCTTTCGGTTTCGTGTCCGGCATTTTCTTCATCGGCTATTTCCTGTTTGAAGTGCCCAGTAACGTGATGCTGAACAAGTTCGGTGCGCGTGTCTGGATTGCTCGGATCCTTGTGACCTGGGGCATCATTGCGGCACTGACAGCCTTCGCGCAGACGGCCAATCAGCTATACATCCTGCGCTTCTTTCTGGGCGTTGCCGAAGCCGGGTTTTTTCCAGGCATCATCGTGTATCTGACTTTCTGGTTTCGCTCCAAAGAGTTGGCCACCACGGTTGCACTGTTCACTGCTGCTATCCCGGTGAGCTACATAATCGGCGCGCCGATGAGCACCTGGATCATGGATAACATCAGCTGGCTGAATTGGAGCGGCTGGCGCTGGATGCTTTTTCTGGAAGGCATTCCTGCCGTCTTTCTGGGCGTTGCCTGCTACTTCTTTCTCACCGACAAACCTGAACAGGCCAAGTGGCTCAAGCCTGATGAAAAAGCCTGGCTGATCGAAGAGCTTGAGCGTGATCGTCAAAGTCGCAAGAACGTGAAGCGCCTTAGTGTGTTTAAGACGATGACCAACCCCAAAGTGTTGTATCTGAGCTTCATCTACTTCGTTTATCAATGCGGAAGCCTGGGTATCGGTTACTGGATGCCGCAGATCATCAAAAGCTTTTCGGAGTCTTTGACACACACCCAGATTGGCCTGATCGCCATGCTGCCTTACATCGTTGCAACTGCAGCCATGGTGGCGTGGTCGCGTAGCTCCGATAAACGCAACGAGCGCAAGCTGCACTCGGCTATCCCGCTGCTCATCGCGGCGTTCGGTATGGTAGGTGCCGGCATGCTGCAAAACCCCTACCTGGCGACGGTGATGATCTGTGTCGCGTTGTCCGGGCTTTACAGCTTCAAATCACCGTTCTGGGCACTGCCGACGCTTTTCCTCGACCGTACCACCGCTGCGGTCTCCATTGCCGTTATCAATTCCATCGGCAACCTGGGCGGCTTCGCTGGGCCATCGTTGATCGGGATGGTCAAAGGCAATAGCCAAAGTGCAGCCACCGGCCTGTTGTTTCTAAGTGCCTTGCTGGTGGTCGGATTTCTCATGACCATCCTGATGCGTGTGAGCAATAAAGATGAACCGCACATTGGCAACCCAGTGACACGCGAGGCTCACTAA
- a CDS encoding DUF7693 family protein has product MSSPPLTARETLQVLKDIALGVRPMRRSGEQARAHSYCGPMTVESDGWMITFYIQGNTLDYCHSCVSPDGQAYRFDSLQRYGTHPVELLSTWERSQLERLLLAL; this is encoded by the coding sequence ATGTCTTCACCGCCCCTTACCGCGCGTGAAACCTTACAAGTCTTGAAAGACATCGCCTTGGGTGTCCGCCCCATGCGCCGTTCGGGCGAACAGGCTCGGGCTCATAGCTATTGCGGGCCGATGACGGTCGAGAGCGATGGCTGGATGATTACGTTTTACATCCAGGGCAACACGCTTGATTACTGCCACAGTTGCGTAAGCCCCGACGGCCAGGCCTATCGCTTCGACTCCCTCCAGCGATACGGCACCCATCCCGTCGAACTGCTGAGCACGTGGGAGCGCAGCCAGCTGGAGCGGCTGCTCCTGGCACTTTGA
- a CDS encoding LysR family transcriptional regulator gives MNFKGIAVRYDLTSLDIFITVAEERNLTRVGRMKHLAVSAISKRVSELESQIGAPLLVRNARGVELTPAGQSLLFYARQVRQTLTQLDHELGDYASGIKGHLRIHAITSALSQFLPQDIADFVSLYPQIKFDIEERVGSAVIRAVADGRADLGIIASQTPAQGLEAIPYRNDELTLVVPTGHALAGRKSVRFEEVLKHEFVGPHLESSMHTLLTAEAEKLDMALKLRIRISSFDCMCRMVSAGLGVAVLPRSVINQYLRSHKLKAVTLEEPWARRALQLVVKRYDTASSTLKTLIDNLKLADA, from the coding sequence ATGAATTTCAAGGGTATTGCCGTGCGTTATGATCTGACCAGTTTGGATATTTTCATCACCGTTGCTGAAGAGCGAAACCTAACGCGAGTGGGCCGTATGAAGCACTTAGCGGTTTCTGCAATCAGCAAGCGGGTGTCAGAGCTTGAAAGTCAGATCGGCGCACCGCTTCTGGTGCGTAACGCGCGAGGCGTGGAGCTAACCCCGGCGGGGCAATCACTGCTGTTTTATGCACGCCAGGTTAGACAGACGCTCACGCAACTTGACCACGAACTTGGCGACTACGCGAGCGGTATCAAAGGCCATTTGCGCATACACGCCATCACCTCGGCGCTCTCGCAATTCCTCCCTCAGGACATTGCCGATTTCGTTTCGCTGTATCCCCAAATCAAATTCGACATTGAAGAGCGTGTCGGCTCTGCCGTCATTCGGGCCGTAGCAGACGGTCGTGCAGATCTAGGGATTATCGCCAGTCAGACACCTGCACAAGGTTTAGAGGCAATACCTTATCGCAATGATGAATTGACGTTGGTAGTACCCACCGGTCATGCGCTGGCGGGCCGCAAGTCCGTGCGGTTCGAAGAGGTTCTCAAGCATGAGTTCGTGGGCCCCCACCTTGAAAGTTCGATGCACACCTTGCTAACCGCCGAGGCCGAGAAACTGGACATGGCGCTCAAACTTAGAATCAGGATCAGCAGCTTCGATTGCATGTGCAGGATGGTCTCTGCAGGGCTGGGCGTGGCCGTCTTGCCGCGCAGTGTGATCAATCAATATCTGCGCAGCCACAAGCTCAAAGCCGTGACGCTGGAAGAGCCCTGGGCTCGAAGGGCGCTCCAGTTGGTAGTCAAAAGATATGACACCGCGTCGTCCACCCTCAAAACGCTCATAGATAATTTGAAGCTCGCAGACGCCTGA